A segment of the Parasynechococcus marenigrum WH 8102 genome:
CTGCCCCGCTGCACCGGTGAGCAACACCTTCATCAGAAGACGTCTCCAGCTGCCTTGGCCTGATCCAGTGTTGGAGCCTCTGCATCTTTGCCCGAAAGGCTCACCTCAGCTCCGCCCAGCAGATCCAAAGGCCAACGGATATTGATGCTCGCGTCGTCCCAGCGAATGGCGCGTTCACATGATTTGTTCCAGAACCCCCTGGCCTTGTATTGCACTTCAGCCACAGCGCTCAGGGTCAGAAATCCATGGGCAAAGCCCTCAGGGACCCAGAGCTGCTGCTTGTTCTCTGCACTCAACTGGGCACCCACCCACTGCCCAAAGGTGGCTGAGCCCTGGCGGATGTCCACCGCCACATCAAATATCTTCCCGACGCTGGCACGCACCAGTTTGGCCTGCGGCTCCGGCTCGAGTTGGTAGTGCAACCCCCGCAGCACCCCCTGCACGGAGCGGGAGTGGTTGTCCTGCGAGAACACCACCGCTTCTCCAACGGCCTCATCGAACCTGCGCTGATTCCAGCTTTCAAAAAACCAGCCCCGTTCGTCTCCGAAAGCCTGGGG
Coding sequences within it:
- the rfbC gene encoding dTDP-4-dehydrorhamnose 3,5-epimerase — protein: MQVEQMQSPQGATIEGPLLISPQAFGDERGWFFESWNQRRFDEAVGEAVVFSQDNHSRSVQGVLRGLHYQLEPEPQAKLVRASVGKIFDVAVDIRQGSATFGQWVGAQLSAENKQQLWVPEGFAHGFLTLSAVAEVQYKARGFWNKSCERAIRWDDASINIRWPLDLLGGAEVSLSGKDAEAPTLDQAKAAGDVF